The window gtgtgcagttgGGATCCCGACGATTAAATGGTGCGGAGCTGAAGGAGATTACAACGTGATGGTGATGGAGCTCCTCGGCCCCAGTCTGGAGGATCTGTTCAACTTCTGCTCTCGCAAATTTAGCCTCAAGACTGTTCTACTCCTGGCTGACCAGATGGTAaatcctctcacacacacacgcgcacgcacacgctGACACACACCCGCTGTTAATTAAAGGCCATGTGTAGATAGCTGAGCGCTAAAGGAACTAGGTCTCATGTTACAGAGATTTcaggttttttatttcattcttttgcattggcaactttttttttttttttttttttacacattaggTGAGTCATGGAGCTTTAAATGCCTGAGgagttatgtaaaaaaaaatgtatcttacATTACCGATTAAATAATTGCTTTGTTCATCTGGTAATTTGCATTGGAAGTTTTTCCGTCTTGTCGTTGTCGATTAGTTACGTTACAAGGCATGGAATTAATTATGGTTTTCACGACACACTTTATCTAAGAAACTTTGAATAAATTGTTTTTCAAAGCTGGTGTGGTTTAAGAAGCAAGCATAATAAACGAGGTGTTAAGTTTCAAATTAATGCCTTAGCTAGGACTTGTGGGacatatcatatacagtacaggaaaTTCTGTTTTAAATTCTGATCTGTCTATGTTTATTCTGGATGTGTAGGTTTTGTCATTATTAGCAATCCTGATTTTATGTAGCTTGTTGAATGTGGCATTCATTTTTAACgtgtcattaaaataaattttctagCTGCTAGGGTTGTATTTTTGGGTGAAGGGCTGCAGTTTGGTGAAACAAGCATTTTTGTGTGCTAAGACCATGTCCAGTTTCTCTAAAGCAGCACCAGCTGACCTTTTGTCTCTTGTGTTTCTGTACTTAAAAGTGGTTTGGGACTAGTGTTTGGTCCTGAAAACCGGTGCCAATATAACCGCTATGAACTGTACCGAAACAGATCGTGAATTTCGATGCGTCATTtcggtgccacttaaatgcctgaactgtcgattgaaatatttgttctctggatttatatttttttgtagatgaatagtttattagattaaataaaaaaatttgaagtACGATTTATCAGGAAATGAGAGACCATCCGAGATGCGCGTGAATGTAGCAGCTAGCGTTACACTCGCTCTGACGGCAGCAGGCGGTCTACCGCTATCCTAGCTGGTTAAATGAAACTTtcgttaaaatgcctaaaactaaacggTCGAAAGTGTGGCcatatttcacaagaaaggattTCGACACCGCGacgtgcagcaaatgttttacagcagttggGTGTAAAGGGGGAAACGCATCAAATCGAATGAAACATTTGAGGGCACACGGAATAAGCTTAAAAGCAGAGGGATGCACCGTGTTTGACAGCTTGCGGACAATAGCTGGCACTATCGGTGTGGGTGAACCCAGCCCCCGTCATACCAACCGTAGCAAAAAGGAGTCCACCGATTATAATGACGACAGCAGTCTTACCGCAGGTTAGTCGTAGGGTAATGttaattacaaaatgcaaatctaGCATTCATGCTAACACATGGTCAAACGATTACATTagtatttgtaaaatactaatgtaacatggattttgtttataattatgtcGTTTCTACTAGTAGTACTACAACAGTGACCTCATTTACCATTGCAAAGACGGCTATGCATGTCCAGGGCAGGGCATGCAATAAGACGGGAAATGTGTCGTATATTGCCAGAAAAGGCGAATATGGTAAAATTTCTGCCAAAGAATTGCTAAAATTTGAAGTGGTTTAGTTATTGTAGTTGGGTTAGgtgcttatgtttttttttttttttttttttttttctttaaacttttaatatattgtttaatttttaagcattaaattttttgttcaataaaaatgtattcttgagtcatccaccatcattttgtggctttGGTAAAGTATTGGTTCAGGCACCGTTTTGACACCGGtaccgttttaaaagtatcgatttggcaccGGTATCGAAAAGAACCCAAACGATACCCAACACTATTTGGGACAATGTTGTGTAGCGAACAATTTATGCACTTCATATATGATGTGATGCttggtgtgtgtttcagatcagCCGTATCGAGTACATCCACTCGAAGAACTTCATCCACAGAGACGTGAAGCCCGATAACTTCCTCATGGGCCTGGGGAAGAAAGGCAACCTTGTTTACATCATCGACTTCGGCCTGGCCAAGAAGTACAGAGACGCTCGGACACACCAGCACATACCATACAGAGAGAACAAGAACCTGACCGGCACGGCCCGCTACGCCTCCATCAACACACACCTGGGAATAGGTACACACTCGGGCACATCCCAGATCAAACACATACAATTTCCCTTGGATTATAATTGTAGAAAATGTACtggctggcttttttttttcatgttttttttttctttctatcccCACACAGAACAGAGCAGAAGAGACGATCTGGAGTCACTCGGCTACGTGCTCATGTACTTCAACCTTGGTTCTCTGCCCTGGCAAGGACTGAAGGCCGCCACCAAGAGGCAGAAATATGAGAGGATCAGCGAGAAAAAAATGTCCACGCCTATCGAAGTGCTGTGCAAAGGATACCCGTGTAGGTTCTCATTGTGATTCGAGGAGAGCCCGTTTCtcaaatcaaaacatttatctAGTGCTGGTCTGCTTGCTTTCTGATGCTTAGTGAAGGCCCTTCTTGTTGAACTCAGGAATGAGATTTCATCTAATTCTTCCCAGTGTAGATATTCcataaaaaaagctttaatgagaacactttatttttaattgaccTCTCTAGTTCCATCCCTGTGTATACGCACTTGAGACACAGCACTGTTCTTCCATctggccttttttaaaaaaaattttttattactgAATCCTTGTCTTAgcctctttttttgtctttacacAGCCGAATTTGCCACGTACCTCAACTTCTGCCGCTCCTTACGCTTCGACGACAAGCCTGACTACTCCTACCTGAGGCAGCTCTTCAGGAACCTCTTCCACCGACAGGGATTCTCCTACGACTATGTGTTTGACTGGAACATGCTGAAATTTGTGCGTGTCCACATCGCAGGCTTTACCtaaattttttgtttggtttgtgtgtagtgtaaagaacagattaaaaaaatatatatatatatatagtggttcCAACTTTCATTTCTATTAGAAAGTGCCGAAACTGGCGACTCCTTCCCTAAATGTTAAAAGTCTCACTTtgcaagagggtcaccatatcAACAAAAACCTGTTGAGAATCCAGGATCGTAGTGTTGCAAGCTATTTTTGGATACATCCTGTGAGCAtttgttaccatggtaactGGTAGTGGCTTGctatttttaacattgtttCGGGACATGATGAAAGGAAAAGCTCCAgagcagatgtgtttttttttatttttatttatttatttatttatttatttttataataaagagtAGATGTTTTAGCTATGCTTGTTTTTTAGGGACCGAACAGAGCAGCGGAGGACGCCGAGAGGGAAAGAAGGGACCGAGAGGAACGTTTGAGACACAGCAGGAATCCGGCAGCCAGAGGAATGCCGTCAGCCTCCAGCAGACCCAGACCAACGCAAGACGTAGCACCACCCGCTCCACTCACGCCCACTTCACACACGGGTGAGAACACGCCGGATAAACATCCATCAGTGATCGGTTACCTTAcctagaataattttttttgtagtacAGGGGTTATACAGTCCCTTAGActtgaatgtttgttttttttaagctagaAATTCTTCCTTCGTTAATATTTAATGCCTTTGTATATGACTTCACTATAGAGCTTGAGTGTTTGAAAGTCTTGTTTTCGTCGTCTTTTCCTCAGTTTCCTGCGTCGACAGTGACATTTGTGGTTTTTGGTAGGAGATGAGAGACTCCACTTAGGTTTcttgtaatctttttttatgttgtttgcgCTCTCAGCTGAGAGGAAGTGGTGAAGCAGTTACACATGTTCCTTCTAAACAGGAAGTCATGACACACTGTGTTGCTCTGAGAGACTAGCCGATGTTCTTTATCAGACAAGAGGAAGTAACTAGGGGACTGATGTAAAAACCAGCCACAGTGTTAATGCATTTAACGTAATTACCTGTCTTGTGTTTATTATCGTAGTGCGTCAGTAAAGGTGTGAAATGTAGAGTAGCAAATAGTCAAAGGTGTCTAAACTGGCCCAAACCGGAGCCAACAGAACTCAAGGGTCTGTTTTCTCTCGCCACAACCCTTGGATaccttcattcatttatttattcttaatatttcagctttttaaaaaatatatatataaagcaataaatTTGACATCACTTTATAATCAGGCATGCATAATATAAGTGACTAAAATCCAAAGGAACGTTTCTTGATCTGATTTCCCAGCCTTGTGGGAAGTGTTGTTGTGTTAAAGGAAAATATCCACGATGTGGTGGTGTGACTCGACTGCCatcgttcacacacacacacacgcacacacacacttctgtcaaTCTCATGCATACCAAACGACCGAACACCAGACAGAACTTTGTAATTACTTTACAACCTTGCATTGTCTTCCTGATCGGTGTCACGGGCTGCATGTCAAATCAGAAACACagaccatgcacacacaattaTCTTCTAACTAGCTGTGCCCGTAAATTCTTttgcatggaatttaattgGGCACTCATAagcctgtttaaaaaataaattaaaaaaacttacaGCGCCACCTGTTGAAGTTTGAGAAAataacgtcttttttttttcatttttaaatgtttatttttaataacggcgttttccatttaaaatttaaagtagCACGTCTTGTCTTTCCATGGGCCGATATGTTATATTCATATATGTTAAGCTTATGTTATCAAcctcggccaaatacacctgtgaaaacctcATTAAAATTCATccagtactgttttttttttttttttcttcttcttctatgtgatgcgtgcacaaacggagtttttttttttttattatatgtatagaagTAGAACAATCTGGGTTGTTGTAATGTAGGGCATTTaagtttaaaatctttttttcttaaggtgaagaggggaaaaaagcctgttacaatttcttttgttcattttaggcaatttaaaaaaaactcaaatgatttatgtaaaaaaaattttagatATGACTTTtgcttagtttttaaaaaatatttttaatatacccAAATATATTAAGTGTATGGTGTCTGATATATGGCACACTTTTAGGTTTAAACACAGGTGTAATTAACTGTGTTTTATGTTATAAGTATTTAATTATACTTACTCTGGTGCACTCTTGCAGGAATGGAGCGCGAGAGGAAGGTCAGCATGCGGTTACACCGCGGCGCTCCGGTCAACATTTCCTCCTCTGACCTGACCGGCCGACAGGACACCTCACGAATGTCCACGTCACAGGTACGGTTCCCGTTCAAACCCCCTTTGCCCTCCCCTTCCTCCCTGAGCTTTCCTGTCGTCGTTCTTCAGTGGTGTCTAAGCTGCCGTTTGGCTGTAATCGTGTTGACAGTGTGCTCCTGCTCTTCTGTTGATCcctgtcttttgttttttgttttttcctcctccCCTTGCTCACAAGATTGAACTGAGCAACACTTTAAATCCTTATGTggtcctttttattttaattattattattattttttttagggagCCTTGTGAAAGCAGTACGATGCTGTTTATGTGCTAATGTTTGGCACAGagctttaaattaatttagcGTGTCTAGTTAGAGAAACAGATTTAAACAATGGAAACAGAAAATATAAACGAGTAAGAGACATGTAACTAATGTCTTTTTCTAAATTAGTATTTTGCCCTTAAGTACATGTTAAGACGCGTTTACTTTATAAACCAGACCGGCTTCTAGTACACGAATCAGTCCTGTTTGTTTGCTCAGTGTTTCATTCTCAACATACTATAtacctatgtaaaaaaaaaaaaaaacatttttagttccCGTTTCCAACCAAAAGCACTGTTATAACGTGCTTGCCgttgtttttctttacatcctcaacccccccccccccaccacccacCCCCTTCTTTTTCATCATGCTCCTCTTTCAACCACACCCACTTCAGAATAGCATTCCTTTCGATCTCCACGGCAAGTAGAGAGGAAGCAGCAGGTGAGTGACAGTCGGCTGCCATTTTGTGTGGCTATGTTTTCCTGCACTAGATAAGACACTTCCTGCCCCGCCCCTTCACGCTATATAATCCTAGcacttctatttttatttatttatattaataaaaaaatttttttccataaCCTATCATActgtggtggaaaaaaaaaagaggcttttaatacattttcctCTAAGGCGGGTTCCTCGATAGATAATGTGTTAGCTGTAATATTTCGGTTAGCTTTATTGTCTCTATTTTAAACGATTTAAGCCTCTTCATGCTGTATAATCCTAGcacttctatttttatttatttatattaataaaaaaaaaaacataatctatCATActgtggtggaaaaaaaagaggcttttaatacattttcctCCAAGGTGGGTTACTCGATAGATAATGTGCTAGCTGTAATATTTTGGTTAGCTTTATTGTCTCCATTTTAAACGATTTAAGTTTGTACAAGTCTTCTCTTAtggaaaagaggaaagaaagagataTTTCTGTGGTTGGTTTTATTCTACACTGTTGACTTCCTTTTTTGGGGGaattaacagttaaaaaaaaaaagaaaaaaccctatttttatagtttaaaccctaaatatgCTCCCAAAATCTCATTTCAAACTtgaactctttttttatttggtctCAGTACTGTTGGGTAAATAAGGTAATAATTCACTATCACAAGCCGTGTTTTCCTCTACAGTCGCTTTGTGTTCTCTACAGTactaaaaaatttatacagtattatattttatgaaaATTCAGCTGAATTTACATTGTTTGtgacaaatattaatttgtttttaatgttagcATTAAAATGTAtggaaaattataaaaaaaaaaactccataaaaaATTTGTGTAGGATATTTACGATTTTCAAGAAATTACGGGGCTTTCTGCCAATGATTGTTGGTTAGGTTCTAAGAAAACATTCGTGAACAACTGAGACCGTAAACTCTGATCTGGGGTAAATTGTAATGTATACTTACTAGGGGTGTAACGGTACAACGGGGTGTaagtcaatgtgtgtgtgtatgtataataCTATACCTCCGGTTTAAAGTGACGGTtcgattttctttaaaatagagGGGACAGTTTAATTGACTATAAATTTTACTTCAAATCTTAAAAGTGGTAACCTGACCTTAATTCAGTCCCCCTGCCCTCACACCCACATCATATATAGACGATTTGATGGATGTCAGTTCTCTTATTTTCCCCACATAAACAGTAACAAAGTATGTGAAAGTAAAATCAAATTTCAGCTCCTCACTCAGAAAAGCTAATTTCTGAAATTATCTCGGGTCCCCTCCACGAGCCAACttcctttaaatataaagaTTGATTTTTGGTTTAAGCTGGAGAGATGTTGTGGGATTCTGtattataataaagaaatatcaTTTTGTATCAACGCAGTTAAGTAGGAACTTTAAACAGGATGTTCATTCAATAATTTGTGCAAACTTGGGaggggtaaaaaataaaacccacaAACATAATCTAAAGCATGGCTTGGGTTATTAACAGCGTGGGAACAGTAAATTAAACAGAGGTTTACATGGACTTTAGTTCCCACAAGGATCTAAATCCTTCCAGTGATAATGTTACTCTCACTGCAGAAATGTCCATCTGGAGTTGTATTTATTATCAGGGAACTTCACagagcctctgtgtgtgtgtaatatatacatatatatatatatatatatatatatatatatatatatatatatatatatatatatataaaatccaaATGAATTGTTGTGCATTTGTGTTGTAAAGGTGAAGTGAAGGACTAAGGTCTAAgccgtgtttttttttgttttgttttttttccccatctttTCCTCACACCACTCTGCGCTGCTTTAACCGCCTACAACCCTGCTGAGCTGCTCGAGTGCggatgctttttttctttgtgatcTGCTTGTGTGAtccgtgtgtgcgcgcgcacgagCACGCAGGTACAGAGATTAAAAGTGGCCTCAGCTTCACCGCCAGAAAACCTGGGGCCTTGTTTATAAACTGATGGGGTTTATCGGAATTTATGAACCGGTATAGAGGGCTTATtcagcattaaaatgttttaaccaaGAAGAATGTTATGTTGTcattaaatcacttttaatcCTTTAAAGAATATTAAGTCTTGTTGCATTTTGTACCAAATCAGTTAAATAGTTAAGTATAGAACCGTTTACCTCTTATTTACGTTTTTCCTTGGTAAATATTACTGATTGTTTACATGACTGacaattacatacagtactgtgggttaatacttttgcacagtactgtatgttattctACCTATCATTTAAAGAATTATGATGTTATATCGCACAGCCTTCGGGTTTCAAGTTACAACCTTCGATTTTTTTGTAgctatttaaagtttttaaccAAATTGCGGTTTTGTCTGAACGGTGACATCGCAAATTTACACGCATGCATGCACGAGGACTTGAGATCAAAAGATGCCGCCATTCTCTATGTCTGCAGCCCGTTCATCTTCTCATCACTCGCTCGTTTATTCCGATAAACAGCTGGATTTGACAAGTGAACAGCTgtctaaaaatatttatctacTATCTGAATTGTTAGTCATGttttaggaaagaaaaaaaatctgtttagcaTCTCCCATCTACGCATAAACGAGGCTCCTGGTCTGTCTCTGGCATGCAGTGTGTACTGTGTGGGGTGTGTATGTAGTGTGCATGcagactgtgtttttttttttttttttttttttccccccactgcTGCTGGCGCGTCCTGCTTAATGTTTGGCTGCTGTACGCTGTTGTGTGGAAGTTGAATAAATGGCTGATTTTAGCATtgaattctttatttatttatttttggtgtaAACGTATCCCCTGGGAGTGGTGTGAGATGACGTGATGAAGCTCCTTTCCACCAGTTAACTTCCTGCTCCAGAGGAGCTCCTGTTCTACAGACCCACCTGATTGGCTGAAATCAGGACGGCCGAGTTCCTGAGCGTGTCTCCGTCTCCGCCTGTCCAGTAGAACAGGAACTCCTCCAGGAACTCTGCTTTTCCTTCAGACCCTGGTGGAAAGGTGCCTTGTTGTTGCTTGCTCTCAGGAGTGtcttctcctttctctctctctctcggggCGAGACACCGGTGCAATCAAAATAGCGTGGTATTTCcacgtcctttttttttttttttttttttaaaacagctcCAGATGTTAACGAGCAGAGTACTACAGTCTCTTAAATTGATCACATACGTGTGAAATGGACCTGTTTAAAACCCGCTGACTTTGTAGCCTCACTCAGATCTGTGTGCAGAGTGTAAACAGTTAAGTGATGAGTGTGAACACCGTACACCTCCGTCTCCCTCAATCTGTCAGTGTTTAGCATGCGCGTGCACACAGCTGACTTGCACAAGCCTCGATACAAGTAACAAGATCCATGTTGATGAGATACGattgttggtttagtttttttccgtTACATTGCTTCATCACTTAATCTCAGTGTCTCTCTTTAATGATCTGTCGTTCTTTAAATCCTATTTTTCTAATTCAGTCTGTCACTGACTTAATTCCATCGTTCTCTCTCGTCTAGTTCTTTTGGTCTCTGTTCctaggtctctctctctctctgtcagagcTTCTGTCTGCAGGTCTCTGCATTTCCTTCACTCACTTTCTGTGcgtctctccctctttttttcttgccaAAGGAATAAATACTGCGGACGAACATCAACACTTTAGGgttaaaaatgataaacaatTTTCGGCTTAAAGTTTTCATccttagcctgtctgtctgcgcACAATTTTTGTGCACGTGTTCCTACAGTAATGccgactgtgtgtgtttgtgttccatCAGGCTCTGTCCCGCGTCACTCCGAGCGGCCTGCAGTCTGCTGTTCCTCGATGAGCGTCTGCGCAGCCGCAGTCACCCCGAGCAAATCAAAGCCACACACAGACTCgactttttattttctcaacacactaacacaaacctTATCGCCGAGGGAGACggagacaaaacacacacacaccacacacacacactgtcaatcacgctcacacacgcacacattgtcactctctgtcgctctctccgacacacacacacacacacacacgttctcaCGCAGCCACACTGGAACTCAAATCGAACAGCCGAGGCACGTCGTCTCGGCGTGCTTCTCCTTCCTGATCTACAAAGACCTTggaagtgggcggggctttCACACAAGGGGGAAGGGTTAATGACTTTTCTCTGCCTGTCAGTCATGTGTGGTGGGCGGAgccatcacaaaaaaaataaaacaaatcctcCACTCGGCTTCAGACGGAGCTGTACTTACTGATAGCCATTGATCTTGTGTTTCtctgacctgtttttttttttatatataattttttaaattttttttcttccctcttgTTTATTAACGAAGATTAAACTGTTTTCACCAGCTGCAGGTGTGCTGATTCATGGGAGCTAATCTTTGAGAAGTTctcacaaaaaggaaaaaaaaaatcaggtgatTGAAAACAGAGTAGAAAACAAGATAGCAGTCGTTTGATAAGgatgtgtagtttttttttatgttaacttTTTTTCGTGCAAAATCCAAGCTGTTCGTTGATTTTGACGTTTTTTGACATTTAGATCAGACTTGTCGTGGAGAATAACCAGTGTTTTTTGACATTTGCTCTTTGTTTGGAGgcgtgaataaaataaaaaacgaaaAAATGATCAGATCGCAGTCGCACCGGAATTCTTTGACTATTTTAGTGTTCACGtcgtgtttatttaattttttattttccctccCTTACATTCCCAGAAGCTGTGAAGTTCACGTTGCTGCTCTTTctatccttttctttttcaatcaCAGGACGTGTGCGGTTTGTGATTGTGTCCACGTTGTGCGTTTGTGTAAAAAGACAATAACATGTTGATTTGGGGTTTCATGATGCAAGAGTCCAGGGATTGGATAATGATGGTCCTCGAGAGATGATGTCATCCACACccttaaatacaaataaaaatttaaacattcgTGTAAAATGCTTCCCGGGCTTTTGGGTGAAATCATGGGCGGTGCTCAGAGAGCTGTTGAAAGAAAAGCGGCAGGTTCTTCAGCGTAGTCGAGTGTTTAGGCGTTTCTgtagtgtgagtgaga of the Clarias gariepinus isolate MV-2021 ecotype Netherlands chromosome 16, CGAR_prim_01v2, whole genome shotgun sequence genome contains:
- the csnk1da gene encoding casein kinase I isoform X1, which produces MELRVGNRYRLGRKIGSGSFGDIYLGTDISVGEEVAIKLECVKTKHPQLHIESKIYKMMQGGVGIPTIKWCGAEGDYNVMVMELLGPSLEDLFNFCSRKFSLKTVLLLADQMISRIEYIHSKNFIHRDVKPDNFLMGLGKKGNLVYIIDFGLAKKYRDARTHQHIPYRENKNLTGTARYASINTHLGIEQSRRDDLESLGYVLMYFNLGSLPWQGLKAATKRQKYERISEKKMSTPIEVLCKGYPSEFATYLNFCRSLRFDDKPDYSYLRQLFRNLFHRQGFSYDYVFDWNMLKFGPNRAAEDAERERRDREERLRHSRNPAARGMPSASSRPRPTQDVAPPAPLTPTSHTGMERERKVSMRLHRGAPVNISSSDLTGRQDTSRMSTSQALSRVTPSGLQSAVPR
- the csnk1da gene encoding casein kinase I isoform X2 — protein: MELRVGNRYRLGRKIGSGSFGDIYLGTDISVGEEVAIKLECVKTKHPQLHIESKIYKMMQGGVGIPTIKWCGAEGDYNVMVMELLGPSLEDLFNFCSRKFSLKTVLLLADQMISRIEYIHSKNFIHRDVKPDNFLMGLGKKGNLVYIIDFGLAKKYRDARTHQHIPYRENKNLTGTARYASINTHLGIEQSRRDDLESLGYVLMYFNLGSLPWQGLKAATKRQKYERISEKKMSTPIEVLCKGYPSEFATYLNFCRSLRFDDKPDYSYLRQLFRNLFHRQGFSYDYVFDWNMLKFGPNRAAEDAERERRDREERLRHSRNPAARGMPSASSRPRPTQDVAPPAPLTPTSHTGMERERKVSMRLHRGAPVNISSSDLTGRQDTSRMSTSQNSIPFDLHGK